In the Hordeum vulgare subsp. vulgare chromosome 7H, MorexV3_pseudomolecules_assembly, whole genome shotgun sequence genome, one interval contains:
- the LOC123406977 gene encoding dolichyl-diphosphooligosaccharide--protein glycosyltransferase 48 kDa subunit encodes MAAPRVLLLLAAAALLSVSSLGDASGDGPRGRKLLVLVDDLAVRSSHSAFFGSLQARGLDLEFRLADDPKLSLHRYGQYLYDGLVLFAPSTPRFGGSVDQNAVLEFIDAGHDMILAADHSASDLIRGIATECGVDFDEDPEAMVIDHINYASTESEGDHTLIAGDDLIQSDVILGSKKIEAPVLFRGIGHAANPSNSLVLKVLSASPSAYSANPGTKLASVPSLTGSAISLVSVMQARNNARVLISGSLDLFSNRFLKSGVQKAGSKMSHDKAGNEQFVTETSKWVFHERGHLKAVNVRHHKVGETDEPSMYRINDDLEYSVEIYEWSGTSWKPYVADDVQIQFFMMSPYVLKNMSTDKTALYSASFKVPDVYGVFQFKVEYQRLGYTGVSLAKQIPVRPYRHDEYERFITSAFPYYAASFSTMGAFFIFSVAYLYHK; translated from the coding sequence atggcGGCGCcgcgcgtcctcctcctcctcgccgccgcggcccTCCTCTCCGTCTCCTCCCTCGGAGACGCTTCGGGCGATGGCCCCCGCGGGCGCAAGCTGCTGGTGCTCGTCGACGATCTGGCCGTCCGCTCCTCCCACTCGGCCTTCTTCGGCTCGCTCCAGGCCCGCGGGCTAGATCTGGAGTTCCGCCTCGCGGACGACCCCAAGCTCTCGCTCCACCGCTACGGTCAGTACCTCTACGACGGCCTCGTCCTCTTCGCCCCGTCGACCCCGCGCTTTGGCGGATCGGTGGACCAGAACGCTGTTCTGGAGTTCATCGATGCTGGGCACGACATGATTCTGGCAGCAGATCATTCGGCTTCTGATCTGATCCGCGGCATCGCAACCGAGTGTGGGGTTGATTTTGATGAGGACCCGGAAGCGATGGTTATTGACCACATTAATTATGCCTCCACTGAGTCTGAAGGGGATCACACCTTGATTGCTGGCGATGATCTGATTCAGTCAGATGTGATATTGGGGTCCAAAAAGATTGAGGCTCCTGTATTGTTTCGAGGGATTGGACATGCGGCCAATCCATCCAACAGCTTGGTTTTGAAGGTTCTATCTGCCTCGCCGTCGGCGTATTCAGCAAACCCAGGGACTAAGTTGGCATCCGTTCCATCTCTCACAGGGTCGGCCATATCACTGGTTTCTGTTATGCAGGCTAGGAACAATGCTCGTGTGTTGATATCTGGATCACTGGATTTGTTTAGCAACAGGTTCCTCAAGTCTGGTGTGCAGAAGGCAGGCAGCAAAATGAGCCATGACAAAGCTGGAAATGAACAATTTGTGACAGAGACAAGCAAATGGGTCTTCCATGAGAGGGGTCATCTGAAGGCAGTGAATGTCAGGCACCATAAGGTTGGGGAGACAGATGAACCTAGCATGTACCGCATCAATGATGACTTGGAATACTCAGTTGAGATATACGAATGGTCTGGAACAAGCTGGAAGCCATATGTTGCCGATGATGTTCAGATTCAGTTTTTCATGATGAGCCCTTACGTTCTGAAAAATATGTCAACCGACAAAACTGCTCTATATTCAGCATCCTTCAAAGTTCCGGATGTTTATGGAGTTTTCCAGTTCAAAGTTGAGTACCAAAGGCTTGGATACACTGGCGTCTCTCTTGCAAAGCAGATTCCAGTGCGGCCATACAGGCATGACGAGTATGAGAGGTTCATAACTTCAGCGTTTCCATACTATGCTGCCTCATTTTCAACAATGGGAGCCTTCTTCATATTCTCAGTTGCGTACCTGTATCACAAATAG
- the LOC123408293 gene encoding probable bifunctional riboflavin biosynthesis protein RIBA 1, chloroplastic, with protein sequence MAPQIAPPSSSSCLRGKLFPRFTGTNSQPMNSVLRCDISVSPTLASNSLRRTSSVHLANNHQIKSFHVCHAGVDPSERIVINGQASPSKTVQADAAALGTISADMAPVVDGFSADDDELDLDLPTEGFSSIPEAIEDIRQGKYVIVVDDEDRENEGDLIMAASTVTPEAMAFIVRHGTGIVCVSMKEDDLERLQLPLMVVAKENEEKLRTAFTVSVDAKEGTTTGVSAKDRANTVLALASPYSKPEDFNRPGHIFPLKYREGGVLKRAGHTEASVDLAMLAGLPPAAVLCEIVDDDDGSMALLPKLKEFAERENLKIVSIADLIRYRRKRDRLVERVCVTPLQLQWGLFESYCYRSLIDGMEHIAMVKGDVGDGQDILVRVHSECLTGDIFGSARCDCGNQLALAMTMIEKAGRGVVIYLRGHEGRGIGLGHKLRAYNLQDDGRDTVEANEDLGLPADSREYGIGAMILRDLGVRTMRLMTNNPAKYTGLKGYGLSVLGRVPLLTPITNENRRYMETKRLKMGHIYEDPPNGHMGGMSDEEQYQEDSGSEQDQTPEP encoded by the exons ATGGCTCCCCAAATCGCGccgccctcttcttcttcatgccTCCG TGGGAAACTCTTTCCACGGTTCACCGGTACCAACAGTCAGCCCATGAATTCTGTCTTGCGCTGCGATATTTCAGTTTCACCAACTTTGGCATCAAACAGCTTAAGGAGAACCAGTTCAGTTCACTTGGCAAATAATCATCAAATCAAAAGctttcatgtatgccatgctggggtTGATCCGTCAGAACGTATTGTTATAAATGGTCAGGCCAGTCCATCGAAAACAGTTCAAGCCGATGCTGCTGCATTGGGCACCATATCTGCTGACATGGCTCCTGTCGTCGATGGGTTTTCAGCTGATGATGATGAACTTGACCTAGATTTGCCAACAGAGGGTTTCTCATCTATACCTGAAGCTATTGAAGATATCCGTCAAGGAAAA TATGTGATTGTTGTGGATGATGAAGACAGGGAGAACGAAGGAGATCTTATAATGGCAGCATCCACAGTAACACCAGAGGCCATGGCTTTCATAGTGAGGCATGGCACTGGGATTGTATGTGTCAGCATGAAAGAAGATGACCTGGAAAGACTACAACTTCCTCTTATGgtagtggcaaaggaaaacgaagaGAAGCTGCGGACAGCCTTTACTGTTTCAGTG GATGCTAAAGAGGGCACGACAACAGGGGTTTCAGCCAAGGATCGGGCAAACACAGTTCTAGCGCTTGCATCTCCTTATTCTAAGCCTGAGGACTTCAACCGTCCTGGACATATCTTTCCTCTTAAATATAGAGAAGGTGGTGTCCTCAAAAGGGCTGGGCATACTGAAGCATCAGTAGACCTTGCCATGTTGGCTGGGTTACCTCCTGCTGCAGTTCTTTGTGAAattgttgacgatgatgatggttCCATGGCCTTGTTGCCAAAACTGAAGGAATTTGCAGAGAGGGAGAACCTGAAGATAGTCTCAATTGCAGACTTGATTAG ATATAGGAGAAAGAGAGACAGACTGGTAGAACGTGTTTGTGTCACACCATTACAATTACAGTGGGGGTTGTTTGAATCCTATTGCTACCGATCTCTTATCGATGGGATGGAGCACATTGCAATGGTCAAG GGTGATGTTGGGGATGGCCAGGATATCCTAGTGAGAGTCCATTCAGAGTGCCTAACTGGAGATATATTTGGATCGGCGAGGTGTGATTGTGGGAACCAACTTGCCCTGGCAATGACCATGATTGAGAAGGCTGGTCGGGGTGTGGTAATTTACCTGCGTGGTCATGAAGGCAGGGGTATTGGGCTTGGTCACAAGCTCCGGGCTTACAATTTACAGGATGATGGGCGGGATACTGTTGAGGCTAATGAGGATCTTGGGTTGCCTGCCGACTCACGGGAGTATGGTATAGGCGCAATG ATACTACGTGATCTCGGTGTCCGAACCATGAGGCTGATGACCAACAACCCGGCGAAGTACACGGGACTCAAGGGCTACGGCTTAAGTGTCCTGGGAAGGGTGCCGCTGTTGACACCTATAACTAACGAGAATCGGCGTTACATGGAAACAAAGAGGTTGAAGATGGGGCACATCTATGAAGACCCTCCTAATGGCCATATGGGTGGCATGAGCGACGAGGAGCAATACCAGGAGGACAGTGGCAGCGAACAAGATCAGACCCCAGAGCCTTAA
- the LOC123408292 gene encoding uncharacterized protein LOC123408292, which yields MNKKTKISSGERVHLSSSMDMSSVSQLQQSKALTEADVQFDSWAEKAIRNFIFEVGLGPHFLHLTSFKEMLQTVHNRDVEIPTYEYMLREELKETQHRAMQLKQEWKKSGCSVIMDSWKSRCGTKSFISVLVHCSKGMYFLRSIDVSGILEDMDELVLVFSRVVDDVGARNIVQVIRNDASPHMRMAWHYVQKEHDHSFFVPLCADFCINLLLEKIAAFDHVSEVLRKAKEITRFIYGNVLAYELVGRYIDGGEILSNSCLKSVAEFITLDRLVSVRKNLVEMFSSPEWVSSDRSTRMFNPLDWISSGFSTTTSLFRHICGIVKTDDAFWCAAADILKVTKPFTDVLLKLESEDCPMGILYDTMASAKDIMQNLGDKHGDILRLVDEIWYGYLHTPLHAAGHMLNPRVFYKDPSCDDPELSGRIEACTTAIAKGHYDPGKLKAQIEVYKGRSGSFGSDSAIQQIMEIPQVGWWSAHGIGTPELQSFATRVLGQTCFGAKRYNISWQVSKEAHETRGADLEELYRGLEYVHYNKRFASAVPCIQGLSGDQCGKPGRKLGSDWFLYPPCREHIIIG from the exons atgaacaagaaaacgaaaatatctTCAGGGGAGCGAGTTCACTTGAGTTCATCTATGGACATGTCTTCTGTGTCACAGCTACAACAATCAAAAGCCTTAACGGAGGCAGATGTTCAGTTTGATTCTTGGGCAGAAAAAGCAATACGCAATTTCATCTTTGAAGTTGGACTTGGGCCTCATTTTCTCCACTTGACATCTTTCAAGGAGATGCTTCAAACTGTTCACAATAGGGATGTTGAAATTCCTACATATGAATACATGCTACGGGAGGAACTAAAAGAAACTCAGCACCGTGCAATGCAACTAAAGCAAGAATGGAAAAAAAGTGGTTGCAGTGTAATTATGGATAGTTGGAAGAGCCGATGTGGTACAAAAAGCTTCATAAGTGTTTTGGTGCATTGCAGCAAAGGTATGTATTTCCTCAGATCGATCGACGTCTCTGGAATCCTCGAGGACATGGATGAGCTGGTTTTAGTGTTTTCTCGTGTGGTTGATGATGTTGGTGCCCGCAACATAGTTCAAGTTATCAGAAATGATGCGTCACCACATATGCGAATGGCTTGGCATTATGTGCAAAAGGAACATGACCATTCATTCTTCGTCCCACTGTGTGCTGACTTTTGCATCAATCTTCTGCTTGAGAAAATTGCAGCATTTGATCACGTTAGTGAGGTTCTAAGGAAGGCAAAGGAAATAACAAGATTTATATATGGCAATGTGCTGGCATATGAACTGGTAGGACGGTATATTGATGGCGGTGAGATTCTGAGCAATTCTTGTTTGAAATCTGTTGCAGAGTTCATCACATTAGATAGGCTAGTTTCTGTGAGAAAAAATCTAGTGGAGATGTTTAGCTCACCTGAATGGGTTTCCTCTGATCGGTCTACTAGAATGTTTAACCCACTTGATTGGATTTCCTCTGGTTTCTCTACTACTACAAGTTTGTTCAGGCATATCTGTGGCATAGTAAAGACAGACGATGCATTTTGGTGTGCTGCTGCTGACATTTTGAAGGTTACAAAACCATTTACCGACGTGTTGCTTAAACTAGAATCTGAGGACTGTCCAATGGGTATCTTGTATGACACCATGGCTAGTGCAAAAGACATAATGCAGAATCTTGGAGATAAACATGGTGATATTTTGCGTTTGGTTGACGAGATATGGTATGGTTACTTGCATACCCCACTCCATGCTGCTGGTCATATGCTAAACCCAAGGGTCTTCTACAAGGATCCTTCCTGTGATGATCCTGAGCTCAGCGGTCGTATTGAGGCTTGCACAACCGCAATTGCAAAAGGACATTATGATCCAGGGAAACTGAAAGCACAAATTGAAGTATACAAAGGAAGATCGGGTTCTTTTGGTTCAGATTCAGCAATTCAGCAAATAATGGAGATACCACAAG TTGGTTGGTGGTCGGCGCACGGGATAGGCACACCTGAGCTGCAGAGCTTTGCGACTCGGGTCTTAGGCCAAACATGCTTTGGCGCTAAAAGATACAACATCAGCTGGCAGGTATCCAAGGAGGCGCATGAGACGAGGGGAGCTGATCTCGAGGAGCTGTACCGCGGGCTGGAGTACGTCCATTACAACAAGCGTTTTGCCAGCGCTGTGCCATGCATACAGGGTCTATCTGGGGATCAGTGTGGTAAACCTGGCAGGAAGCTGGGGAGTGATTGGTTCCTGTATCCGCCGTGCCGAGAACATATCATAATCGGATAA